The following proteins come from a genomic window of Miscanthus floridulus cultivar M001 chromosome 2, ASM1932011v1, whole genome shotgun sequence:
- the LOC136519433 gene encoding probable LRR receptor-like serine/threonine-protein kinase At2g16250, whose product MMRERARGLWALLLVALAAAAAAPGAVLAQGNLTSRSDLVGLYALRGSLGLRARDWPRHADPCTAWAGVGCRAGRVVSLNLVGLRRTRLGRLSPRFDVDGLRNLTRLEAFNAAGFGLPGSIPAWLGAGLAPTFQSLDISVCAVSGEIPASALVGLGNLTTLNFAGNQLSGQLPATALSRLTRLRTLNLSGNAFSGALPDAVWSLPGLSVLDVSRNNLTGALPTAGLALPANVQVVDLSRNFFYGVVPETFRRLFAQVLLANISGNYFDGKLGVSDGGGGNVSFQLNCFLDVLGQRTQADCQQFYARRGLAYDGPVIPPAPQPAPSSPRKKHKNLKYILIGAIGGGLLLIAVVAAIVFCFVCSGRRTGRRNDQRESGASPSAPSGVSATGTAAATGGTQPSALSANTAKVGDSFAYDQLANATSGFGEERLIKHGHSGDLYHGVLQDGTAVVVKRITSRVARKDAYLAELDLFTKGLHERLVPFLGHCLDKEEEKVLVYRFVRNGDLSSALHRKSREEDEGMQSLDWIKRLKIATGVAEALCYLHHECSPPMVHRDVQASSVLLDDKFDVRLGSLSEVCPQEGEGHQNVITKLLRFSSTADQGSSGSPSATCPYDVYCFGKVLLELVTGRLGISASNDAATSDWLDATLRYVNIYEKELMGKIIDPTLIIDEDHLEEVWAMAIVAKSCLNPRSSKRPPMKYILKALENPLKVVREDNGNSSARLRATSSRGSWNAALFGSWRHSSSDIGPSRDDNILKRSETIKSSGGSNGDHSSSRRRQSKEIFPEPSGSRDTED is encoded by the exons ATGATGCGCGAGCGCGCCCGCGGGCTCTGGGCGCTGCTGCTCGttgcgctggcggcggcggcggcggcgcccggggCGGTGCTGGCGCAGGGGAACCTGACGTCGCGGTCGGATCTCGTTGGGCTGTACGCGCTGCGGGGCTCGCTCGGCCTCAGGGCGCGGGACTGGCCGCGGCATGCGGACCCGTGCACGGCGTGGGCGGGCGTCGGCTGCCGCGCCGGCCGCGTCGTCTCGCTCAACCTCGTCGGGCTGCGGCGCACGCGGCTGGGCCGCCTGTCGCCGCGCTTCGACGTCGACGGGCTGCGCAACCTCACGCGGCTCGAGGCCTTCAACGCCGCGGGCTTCGGGCTCCCCGGCTCCATCCCGGCGTGGCTAGGCGCCGGGCTCGCGCCCACTTTCCAGTCCCTCGACATCTCCGTCTGCGCCGTCTCCGGAGAGATCCCGGCCTCCGCGCTCGTCGGCCTCGGCAACCTCACCACCCTCAACTTCGCAGGCAACCAACTGTCTGGGCAACTGCCGGCCACCGCGCTCTCGAGGCTCACGCGGCTCAGGACCCTCAACCTCTCGGGCAATGCGTTTTCGGGCGCCCTGCCCGACGCGGTCTGGTCGCTCCCGGGGCTCAGCGTTCTGGACGTGTCTCGTAACAACCTCACCGGCGCATTGCCCACGGCAGGGCTTGCGCTGCCAGCCAATGTGCAGGTGGTGGATCTGTCAAGGAATTTCTTCTATGGCGTCGTGCCAGAGACCTTTCGCCGGCTGTTCGCCCAGGTGCTGCTGGCCAATATTTCTGGGAACTACTTCGACGGCAAGCTAGGAGTGTCCGATGGTGGCGGCGGCAATGTTTCGTTTCAGTTGAATTGCTTTCTTGACGTTCTGGGACAGCGTACCCAGGCTGATTGCCAGCAGTTTTATGCCAGGCGTGGTTTGGCATATGATGGTCCAGTTATCCCACCCGCACCACAGCCTGCACCATCATCGCCAAGGAAGAAGCACAAGAATCTGAAGTACATACTGATCGGGGCCATTGGTGGAGGCCTCCTGCTGATAGCCGTGGTTGCAGCCATTGTGTTCTGCTTTGTGTGTTCTGGGAGGAGGACAGGGAGGAGGAATGACCAGAGGGAAAGTGGGGCATCACCAAGTGCACCATCGGGAGTGTCAGCTACCGGCACAGCTGCTGCTACTGGTGGCACACAGCCTTCTGCATTGTCCGCAAACACGGCGAAAGTCGGCGATTCATTTGCTTACGACCAACTTGCCAATGCCACCTCGGGATTTGGGGAAGAGAGGCTCATCAAGCACGGTCACTCAGGTGATCTATACCATGGTGTTCTCCAAGACGGTACTGCCGTGGTGGTGAAGAGGATCACTTCGCGCGTGGCTCGGAAGGATGCATATCTGGCAGAATTAGATTTGTTTACGAAAGGATTGCATGAAAGGCTGGTTCCTTTCCTGGGGCACTGccttgataaagaagaagaaaaggttctTGTGTATAGGTTTGTCCGAAATGGTGATCTGTCCAGTGCACTGCACAGAAAGTCAAGGGAGGAAGATGAGGGCATGCAATCTTTGGACTGGATAAAGAGGCTGAAGATTGCAACGGGTGTAGCTGAGGCTCTTTGCTATCTGCATCATGAGTGTTCTCCACCAATGGTTCACAG GGATGTGCAAGCCAGCAGTGTCCTTCTTGATGATAAATTTGATGTGCGCCTTGGTAGCTTGAGTGAGGTGTGTCCTCAAGAAGGGGAAGGTCACCAAAATGTTATCACAAAGCTGTTAAGATTTTCTTC GACGGCAGATCAAGGTTCTTCTG GTTCCCCATCTGCAACTTGCCCATATGATGTCTATTGCTTTGGAAAAGTTTTACTGGAGCTGGTGACAGGGAGACTTGGTATCAGTGCATCAAATGATGCTGCCACAAGCGATTGGCTTGATGCCACCCTGCGGTACGTCAATATTTACGAGAAGGAGCTTATGGGCAAGATCATTGATCCAACGCTTATCATTGATGAGGACCATCTGGAGGAAGTCTGGGCAATGGCGATTGTTGCCAAGTCCTGCTTGAATCCTCGGTCTTCTAAACGCCCACCGATGAAGTACATCCTAAAAGCACTAGAGAACCCTTTGAAGGTGGTGAGAGAAGATAATGGCAATAGCTCGGCCAGGTTGAGAGCAACATCGTCACGGGGTTCATGGAACGCTGCACTCTTTGGGAGTTGGCGGCATAGCTCGTCTGATATAGGTCCTTCTAGGGACGACAACATTCTGAAACGCTCAGAGACAATCAAATCGTCTGGCGGGAGCAATGGGGATCATTCTTCCTCCCGCAGGAGGCAATCCAAGGAGATCTTCCCCGAGCCGTCCGGCTCTCGTGACACCGAGGATTAA